Proteins encoded within one genomic window of Triticum aestivum cultivar Chinese Spring chromosome 2D, IWGSC CS RefSeq v2.1, whole genome shotgun sequence:
- the LOC123053430 gene encoding protein PAIR1 isoform X3: protein MKLKINKACDLASISVLPPRRTRGSSGGGMSAPAAASAAPQQRSQSMSQKSFSQDGGGGTSAPSDASAAQQQRSQSMSQKSFSQGGGGASFSQGIGSGGASFSQGRGAFFSQGSGGGGAAFSQGGGGGGAAFSQGGGGGGAAFSQSGGGGGTAFSQGGGGGGAAFSQGGGGGGAAFSQGGGSASLLHAQSQLSQASLNESLLSLLSQAPARDQRFAMKEDPSKRMSSYPASSASSCMRDESQLQLANVPTNPIHRWSPSLPDSRCQVNEDVERKFQHLASSVQKMGMILDSVQNDVMQLNRGMKEASLDSGGIQNKFVILEDSLKQILKGQDDLKALLKGSTKSSPDQLSILTSKMDKISSILSVLPKQVQTEFEQFKGDIFRIFTKEMEGIVRAVRSLDSRLPGAMQMLADQSCTTNAKPLMNQTAVENGSPLMNQGPVADRRPQKKPTAIANGRPKRKNQTAAANGRPQRKNQPAGANGRPQRKKPTETAANAKPQRYLTRVANGRPQVKQTEAADGRSQTNQKPEANGKALIPVTKAGNH, encoded by the exons ATGAAGCTTAAGATCAACAAGGCGTGCGACCTCGCCTCCATCTCCGTCCTCCCTCCCCG GAGGACCAGAGGGAGCAGCGGTGGCGGAATGAGCGCGCctgctgctgcttccgcggcgccgCAGCAGCGGTCCCAGTCGATGTCGCAGAAGTCCTTCTCGCAGGACGGTGGTGGCGGGACGAGCGCGCCTTCTGATGCTTCCGCAGCGCAGCAGCAGCGGTCCCAGTCGATGTCGCAGAAGTCCTTctcgcagggcggcggcggcgcgtccttCTCGCAGGGCATAGGCAGCGGAGGCGCGTCCTTCTCCCAGGGCAGAGGCGCGTTCTTCtcccagggcagcggcggcgggggcgccGCGTTCTCTcagggcggtggaggcggaggcgcggcGTTCTCTCagggcggaggtggcggaggcgcggcGTTCTCTcagagcggaggtggcggaggcacggcGTTCTCTCagggcggaggtggcggaggcgcggcGTTCTCTCagggcggaggtggcggaggcgcggcCTTCTCGCAGGGCGGTGGCAGCGCGTCGCTCTTGCACGCGCAGTCGCAGCTCTCGCAGGCCTCCCTCAACGAGAGCCTCCTCAGCCTCCTCTCGCAGGCTCCCGCGCGCGACCAG AGATTTGCCATGAAAGAGGACCCGTCGAAGCGGATGTCTTCGTATCCTGCCAGTTCAGCTTCTTCTTGTATGCGCGATGAATCTCAGCTACAACTTGCAAATGTACCAACCAACCCTATCCACCGCTGGAGCCCCTCTCTTCCGGATAGCAGAT GTCAGGTTAATGAGGATGTTGAGCGCAAATTTCAGCATCTGGCAAGTTCAGTACAGAAGATGGGAATGATATTAGACTCTGTGCAAAATGATGTGATGCAGTTAAACAGAGGCATGAAGGAGGCATCACTAGACT CTGGTGGCATTCAGAACAAGTTTGTGATCCTAGAGGACTCTCTAAAGCAAATT CTTAAGGGACAAGATGATCTCAAAGCACTCCTCAAGGGAAGCACGAAAAGTAGTCCTGACCAGCTGAGTATTCTCACCAGCAAAATGGATAAGATATCCTCGATACTTTCAGTCTTGCCAAAGCAAGTTCAAACAGAATTCGAGCAATTCAAGGGTGACATCTTTAGGATTTTTACAAAAGAGATGGAG GGGATCGTTAGAGCTGTCAGATCTCTCGATAGTAGGCTGCCCGGTGCGATGCAAATGCTGGCA GACCAGAGCTGCACCACCAATGCAAAACCCCTGATGAACCAGACAGCAGTAGAAAATGGAAGCCCCCTGATGAACCAAGGACCGGTAGCAGACAGAAGGCCGCAGAAGAAACCAACGGCAATAGCAAATGGAAGGCCCAAGAGGAAGAACCAAACGGCAGCAGCAAATGGAAGGCCCCAGAGGAAGAACCAACCAGCAGGAGCAAATGGGAGGCCCCAGAGGAAGAAACCAACAGAAACAGCAGCAAATGCAAAGCCCCAGAGGTACCTCACACGAGTGGCAAATGGAAGGCCCCAAGTGAAACAAACAGAAGCAGCAGATGGAAGGTCGCAGACGAACCAGAAACCCGAGGCAAATGGGAAAGCCCTGATACCAGTAACAAAAGC TGGAAATCATTGA
- the LOC123053430 gene encoding protein PAIR1 isoform X1: MKLKINKACDLASISVLPPRRTRGSSGGGMSAPAAASAAPQQRSQSMSQKSFSQDGGGGTSAPSDASAAQQQRSQSMSQKSFSQGGGGASFSQGIGSGGASFSQGRGAFFSQGSGGGGAAFSQGGGGGGAAFSQGGGGGGAAFSQSGGGGGTAFSQGGGGGGAAFSQGGGGGGAAFSQGGGSASLLHAQSQLSQASLNESLLSLLSQAPARDQRFAMKEDPSKRMSSYPASSASSCMRDESQLQLANVPTNPIHRWSPSLPDSRCQVNEDVERKFQHLASSVQKMGMILDSVQNDVMQLNRGMKEASLDSGGIQNKFVILEDSLKQILKGQDDLKALLKGSTKSSPDQLSILTSKMDKISSILSVLPKQVQTEFEQFKGDIFRIFTKEMEGIVRAVRSLDSRLPGAMQMLADQSCTTNAKPLMNQTAVENGSPLMNQGPVADRRPQKKPTAIANGRPKRKNQTAAANGRPQRKNQPAGANGRPQRKKPTETAANAKPQRYLTRVANGRPQVKQTEAADGRSQTNQKPEANGKALIPVTKAVPAAPVVYQRKAVDLEPKLEHRMVQKLAGPSYSRPAPPKEQELAIQKVNTEAPINKMQAMLGILMDSDDDDDTEGGDSDWSASCVILKLEAGREGDEVVPEEATSEGEGEALEILRRARKRRRREANANAIVLVQDQC; this comes from the exons ATGAAGCTTAAGATCAACAAGGCGTGCGACCTCGCCTCCATCTCCGTCCTCCCTCCCCG GAGGACCAGAGGGAGCAGCGGTGGCGGAATGAGCGCGCctgctgctgcttccgcggcgccgCAGCAGCGGTCCCAGTCGATGTCGCAGAAGTCCTTCTCGCAGGACGGTGGTGGCGGGACGAGCGCGCCTTCTGATGCTTCCGCAGCGCAGCAGCAGCGGTCCCAGTCGATGTCGCAGAAGTCCTTctcgcagggcggcggcggcgcgtccttCTCGCAGGGCATAGGCAGCGGAGGCGCGTCCTTCTCCCAGGGCAGAGGCGCGTTCTTCtcccagggcagcggcggcgggggcgccGCGTTCTCTcagggcggtggaggcggaggcgcggcGTTCTCTCagggcggaggtggcggaggcgcggcGTTCTCTcagagcggaggtggcggaggcacggcGTTCTCTCagggcggaggtggcggaggcgcggcGTTCTCTCagggcggaggtggcggaggcgcggcCTTCTCGCAGGGCGGTGGCAGCGCGTCGCTCTTGCACGCGCAGTCGCAGCTCTCGCAGGCCTCCCTCAACGAGAGCCTCCTCAGCCTCCTCTCGCAGGCTCCCGCGCGCGACCAG AGATTTGCCATGAAAGAGGACCCGTCGAAGCGGATGTCTTCGTATCCTGCCAGTTCAGCTTCTTCTTGTATGCGCGATGAATCTCAGCTACAACTTGCAAATGTACCAACCAACCCTATCCACCGCTGGAGCCCCTCTCTTCCGGATAGCAGAT GTCAGGTTAATGAGGATGTTGAGCGCAAATTTCAGCATCTGGCAAGTTCAGTACAGAAGATGGGAATGATATTAGACTCTGTGCAAAATGATGTGATGCAGTTAAACAGAGGCATGAAGGAGGCATCACTAGACT CTGGTGGCATTCAGAACAAGTTTGTGATCCTAGAGGACTCTCTAAAGCAAATT CTTAAGGGACAAGATGATCTCAAAGCACTCCTCAAGGGAAGCACGAAAAGTAGTCCTGACCAGCTGAGTATTCTCACCAGCAAAATGGATAAGATATCCTCGATACTTTCAGTCTTGCCAAAGCAAGTTCAAACAGAATTCGAGCAATTCAAGGGTGACATCTTTAGGATTTTTACAAAAGAGATGGAG GGGATCGTTAGAGCTGTCAGATCTCTCGATAGTAGGCTGCCCGGTGCGATGCAAATGCTGGCA GACCAGAGCTGCACCACCAATGCAAAACCCCTGATGAACCAGACAGCAGTAGAAAATGGAAGCCCCCTGATGAACCAAGGACCGGTAGCAGACAGAAGGCCGCAGAAGAAACCAACGGCAATAGCAAATGGAAGGCCCAAGAGGAAGAACCAAACGGCAGCAGCAAATGGAAGGCCCCAGAGGAAGAACCAACCAGCAGGAGCAAATGGGAGGCCCCAGAGGAAGAAACCAACAGAAACAGCAGCAAATGCAAAGCCCCAGAGGTACCTCACACGAGTGGCAAATGGAAGGCCCCAAGTGAAACAAACAGAAGCAGCAGATGGAAGGTCGCAGACGAACCAGAAACCCGAGGCAAATGGGAAAGCCCTGATACCAGTAACAAAAGC CGTTCCTGCTGCACCTGTGGTTTATCAGCGAAAGGCGGTTGATCTGGAGCCAAAGCTGGAACACAGGATGGTACAGAAATTGGCTGGCCCAAGCTACAGCAGGCCAGCGCCACCTAAAGAGCAAGAGTTGGCCATTCAGAAGGTCAATACAGAGGCGCCAATCAACAAG ATGCAGGCCATGCTGGGCATTCTCATGGACTCGGATGACGACGACGACACTGAGGGGGGCGACAGCGACTGGAGCGCCTCCTGCGTGATCCTGAAGTTGGAAGCAG GGCGTGAGGGTGATGAGGTGGTGCCGGAGGAGGCGACgagcgagggggagggggaggccctGGAGATCCTGCGGCGGGCGAGgaagcggcggcggagggaggccaaCGCCAACGCCATCGTGCTCGTCCAAGACCAATGCTGA
- the LOC123053430 gene encoding protein PAIR1 isoform X2: MKLKINKACDLASISVLPPRRTRGSSGGGMSAPAAASAAPQQRSQSMSQKSFSQDGGGGTSAPSDASAAQQQRSQSMSQKSFSQGGGGASFSQGIGSGGASFSQGRGAFFSQGSGGGGAAFSQGGGGGGAAFSQGGGGGGAAFSQSGGGGGTAFSQGGGGGGAAFSQGGGGGGAAFSQGGGSASLLHAQSQLSQASLNESLLSLLSQAPARDQRFAMKEDPSKRMSSYPASSASSCMRDESQLQLANVPTNPIHRWSPSLPDSRCQVNEDVERKFQHLASSVQKMGMILDSVQNDVMQLNRGMKEASLDSGGIQNKFVILEDSLKQILKGQDDLKALLKGSTKSSPDQLSILTSKMDKISSILSVLPKQVQTEFEQFKGDIFRIFTKEMEGIVRAVRSLDSRLPGAMQMLADQSCTTNAKPLMNQTAVENGSPLMNQGPVADRRPQKKPTAIANGRPKRKNQTAAANGRPQRKNQPAGANGRPQRKKPTETAANAKPQRYLTRVANGRPQVKQTEAADGRSQTNQKPEANGKALIPVTKASGNH; this comes from the exons ATGAAGCTTAAGATCAACAAGGCGTGCGACCTCGCCTCCATCTCCGTCCTCCCTCCCCG GAGGACCAGAGGGAGCAGCGGTGGCGGAATGAGCGCGCctgctgctgcttccgcggcgccgCAGCAGCGGTCCCAGTCGATGTCGCAGAAGTCCTTCTCGCAGGACGGTGGTGGCGGGACGAGCGCGCCTTCTGATGCTTCCGCAGCGCAGCAGCAGCGGTCCCAGTCGATGTCGCAGAAGTCCTTctcgcagggcggcggcggcgcgtccttCTCGCAGGGCATAGGCAGCGGAGGCGCGTCCTTCTCCCAGGGCAGAGGCGCGTTCTTCtcccagggcagcggcggcgggggcgccGCGTTCTCTcagggcggtggaggcggaggcgcggcGTTCTCTCagggcggaggtggcggaggcgcggcGTTCTCTcagagcggaggtggcggaggcacggcGTTCTCTCagggcggaggtggcggaggcgcggcGTTCTCTCagggcggaggtggcggaggcgcggcCTTCTCGCAGGGCGGTGGCAGCGCGTCGCTCTTGCACGCGCAGTCGCAGCTCTCGCAGGCCTCCCTCAACGAGAGCCTCCTCAGCCTCCTCTCGCAGGCTCCCGCGCGCGACCAG AGATTTGCCATGAAAGAGGACCCGTCGAAGCGGATGTCTTCGTATCCTGCCAGTTCAGCTTCTTCTTGTATGCGCGATGAATCTCAGCTACAACTTGCAAATGTACCAACCAACCCTATCCACCGCTGGAGCCCCTCTCTTCCGGATAGCAGAT GTCAGGTTAATGAGGATGTTGAGCGCAAATTTCAGCATCTGGCAAGTTCAGTACAGAAGATGGGAATGATATTAGACTCTGTGCAAAATGATGTGATGCAGTTAAACAGAGGCATGAAGGAGGCATCACTAGACT CTGGTGGCATTCAGAACAAGTTTGTGATCCTAGAGGACTCTCTAAAGCAAATT CTTAAGGGACAAGATGATCTCAAAGCACTCCTCAAGGGAAGCACGAAAAGTAGTCCTGACCAGCTGAGTATTCTCACCAGCAAAATGGATAAGATATCCTCGATACTTTCAGTCTTGCCAAAGCAAGTTCAAACAGAATTCGAGCAATTCAAGGGTGACATCTTTAGGATTTTTACAAAAGAGATGGAG GGGATCGTTAGAGCTGTCAGATCTCTCGATAGTAGGCTGCCCGGTGCGATGCAAATGCTGGCA GACCAGAGCTGCACCACCAATGCAAAACCCCTGATGAACCAGACAGCAGTAGAAAATGGAAGCCCCCTGATGAACCAAGGACCGGTAGCAGACAGAAGGCCGCAGAAGAAACCAACGGCAATAGCAAATGGAAGGCCCAAGAGGAAGAACCAAACGGCAGCAGCAAATGGAAGGCCCCAGAGGAAGAACCAACCAGCAGGAGCAAATGGGAGGCCCCAGAGGAAGAAACCAACAGAAACAGCAGCAAATGCAAAGCCCCAGAGGTACCTCACACGAGTGGCAAATGGAAGGCCCCAAGTGAAACAAACAGAAGCAGCAGATGGAAGGTCGCAGACGAACCAGAAACCCGAGGCAAATGGGAAAGCCCTGATACCAGTAACAAAAGC CAGTGGAAATCATTGA